The following proteins come from a genomic window of Candidatus Francisella endociliophora:
- a CDS encoding CopG family transcriptional regulator has translation MIEQNHNIEFKSKTIPVTLRIDENELQTLKNTASQHGVGYSVIVKSLVYKFNRNMINFL, from the coding sequence ATGATAGAGCAAAACCATAATATAGAGTTTAAGAGTAAGACTATACCAGTAACCCTAAGAATTGATGAAAATGAGTTACAGACTCTAAAGAATACAGCTAGTCAACATGGAGTAGGTTATAGCGTGATAGTTAAGTCATTGGTTTATAAGTTTAATAGAAATATGATTAACTTTTTGTAG
- a CDS encoding terminase small subunit, which translates to MKTDLTAKQLEFCKYYLQSGCATEAYEQAYDINNMKDQTIHNEASKLLKNEKVANFIESVQQREMLGAFNTRQKYLDKLDDIIDNDESTMTEKIQAINTVAKLKQWDKRRAGLQVDYQEEDDLAKLQLSRRYPFAEYPVPIKDI; encoded by the coding sequence ATGAAGACAGATTTAACAGCTAAGCAATTAGAGTTTTGTAAATACTATCTGCAAAGTGGATGTGCTACAGAGGCTTATGAGCAGGCTTATGATATTAACAATATGAAAGACCAAACTATACATAATGAAGCCAGTAAACTACTTAAAAATGAAAAGGTAGCTAATTTCATTGAAAGTGTACAACAAAGAGAGATGTTGGGTGCATTCAATACAAGGCAAAAATACTTAGATAAGCTGGATGATATTATAGATAATGATGAGAGCACCATGACTGAAAAGATACAAGCTATTAATACAGTTGCTAAGCTTAAACAATGGGACAAAAGAAGAGCTGGCTTACAAGTAGATTATCAAGAGGAGGATGATTTAGCTAAATTGCAACTATCAAGAAGATACCCATTTGCGGAGTACCCTGTACCAATAAAAGATATTTAA